A section of the Virgibacillus sp. NKC19-3 genome encodes:
- a CDS encoding stage V sporulation protein AB, with product MIQNLLLNCIQIIIGFAGGLAVGGGFVAFLTVLGIIPRLIQLTKTEKIVNVYATCVILGTLFGTYLSFTNLTWNQPIALLVLWGIFHGVFNGMLAAALTEVLNVFPIISKRIRMEKYMLWLLMAFVFGKIAGSLFQWMYFVT from the coding sequence TCAAATTATTATTGGGTTTGCTGGAGGACTTGCTGTTGGGGGAGGGTTTGTTGCCTTCTTAACTGTTCTTGGAATCATTCCGAGATTAATTCAATTAACGAAAACCGAAAAAATAGTAAATGTTTATGCGACATGTGTAATTCTGGGTACATTATTTGGAACCTATCTGTCTTTTACTAATCTGACCTGGAATCAACCAATTGCATTATTAGTACTCTGGGGAATATTTCATGGAGTATTTAATGGAATGCTTGCGGCAGCTTTAACAGAAGTTTTAAATGTTTTTCCGATTATATCCAAAAGAATTAGGATGGAGAAATATATGCTATGGTTACTCATGGCTTTTGTCTTTGGTAAAATTGCCGGATCATTGTTTCAATGGATGTATTTCGTTACGTAA
- a CDS encoding spore germination protein → MNKTNNTSPISAKLRDNEAYMKERVGFDVSFDLGFREISVLKNNIQMYYVNGLVDDVIVQQIMETLVEVNDFESNRKKIPEIIKNRLVHHQVEKVKNMDEVVDEVLSGLICVFIDGANYAFIIDVRHYPGRTPEEPDTERVIRGSRDGYTENIIENAGLTRRRIRDERLRMEMLKVGERSKTDVCISYLQDVADDDFIKTVKEKINAIEIDGISMADKPLEEFIMERKTSPFPLVRYTERPDVAANHILEGHAHIIVDTSPSTIILPTTYFDHLQHAEEFRQAPAIGTFVRMVRFLAVFASMYLLPIWLLFSLEPTLLPQGLEFIGPTDEGNVPITVQIVLGLLGMQFLRLAAIHTPTAIATSMGLIAAVLIGEIAIDVGLFTSEVILYVSISAVGSYVTPSYELSIANQIVNVALVILTGLFGLIGFMIGLVIHVLLLVRLRSLKTPYLWPFIPFNAEAMLRVLIRIPVPYSNKRPSIVHPKNNYRQPIKKS, encoded by the coding sequence ATGAACAAAACAAATAATACAAGTCCCATTTCTGCTAAATTACGTGATAATGAAGCATATATGAAAGAGCGAGTTGGATTTGATGTTTCATTCGATCTTGGTTTTCGAGAAATCAGCGTGTTAAAAAATAACATACAAATGTATTATGTAAATGGGTTAGTTGATGATGTTATTGTACAGCAGATAATGGAGACATTGGTCGAAGTTAATGATTTTGAGAGCAATAGGAAGAAGATTCCTGAAATTATAAAAAATCGTCTCGTACACCATCAAGTCGAGAAGGTTAAAAACATGGATGAAGTGGTAGATGAAGTACTATCTGGATTGATTTGTGTATTCATTGACGGAGCAAATTATGCCTTTATCATTGACGTTCGACACTATCCTGGAAGAACGCCGGAAGAACCTGATACAGAAAGGGTCATTAGAGGTTCCAGGGATGGTTATACCGAAAACATAATAGAGAATGCAGGCCTGACAAGAAGAAGAATACGTGACGAGCGACTTCGTATGGAAATGTTAAAGGTAGGGGAACGTTCGAAAACCGATGTGTGCATTAGCTATTTGCAAGATGTGGCAGATGATGATTTCATTAAAACAGTAAAAGAAAAAATTAATGCCATTGAGATTGATGGCATTTCGATGGCAGATAAACCGTTAGAAGAGTTTATCATGGAGCGAAAAACATCTCCATTCCCTTTAGTGAGATATACAGAAAGACCGGATGTTGCAGCAAATCACATATTGGAAGGACATGCACATATTATCGTTGATACCTCTCCTAGTACCATTATTCTTCCTACTACTTATTTTGACCATTTGCAACATGCTGAGGAATTTCGACAAGCCCCTGCTATTGGAACCTTTGTCAGGATGGTACGATTTTTAGCTGTATTTGCTTCGATGTATCTTTTACCAATATGGTTGTTATTTAGCCTTGAACCAACCTTGCTTCCTCAAGGACTGGAGTTTATAGGACCAACAGATGAAGGAAATGTTCCTATAACGGTACAAATAGTTCTGGGGCTTCTGGGAATGCAATTTCTTCGTCTAGCCGCCATTCATACTCCTACTGCTATTGCTACTTCTATGGGACTGATTGCCGCGGTATTGATTGGAGAAATTGCGATTGATGTAGGGCTGTTTACTTCTGAAGTGATTTTATATGTGTCTATCAGTGCTGTAGGTTCTTATGTGACACCAAGCTATGAATTAAGCATAGCCAACCAAATTGTCAATGTTGCTTTAGTTATACTAACCGGGCTCTTTGGTTTAATTGGCTTTATGATTGGACTTGTCATACATGTATTACTTTTAGTACGCCTAAGATCATTGAAAACACCCTATTTATGGCCATTTATTCCATTTAATGCAGAGGCCATGTTACGTGTTTTAATTCGTATTCCAGTTCCATATTCAAATAAAAGACCGAGTATCGTTCATCCAAAAAATAATTACAGACAACCTATAAAAAAGAGCTAA
- the lysA gene encoding diaminopimelate decarboxylase, with amino-acid sequence MIIDNHPFQTNQDGHLQIGGVDTIELAEKYGTPLYVYDVSIIRDNCRAFVNTFRDLNVEAKVAYGSKAFSSIAMLEVIKEEGLCLDVVSEGELYTALQADFPTERIHLHGNNKSLSELEMAITHNIGCIVVDNFLEIELISSILKKHNKQVDVLMRVTPGVESETHQYIMTGNEDSKFGFNLKNGQAEEAFHVLYGHESIHFKGLHCHIGSQIFETERFLMATNVLFENIKKWNAAVDYVPEVLNLGGGFGIRYTEKDSPIPLNSYVEDLVKTVQSHSEDLGISMPEIWIEPGRAIAGEAGITLYTVGAMKQIPNVRHYISVDGGMTDNLRPALYGAEYEAVVANKVNHPADNTVSIAGKCCESGDMLIWDLLVPDINDGDILAVFSTGAYGYSMANHYNRIPKAAVVFVENGIDKLVVRRETYADVVKNDLSYYD; translated from the coding sequence ATGATAATAGATAATCACCCATTCCAAACAAATCAGGATGGACATCTTCAGATAGGTGGTGTTGACACCATTGAACTGGCAGAAAAATACGGGACCCCGTTATATGTTTACGATGTTTCCATAATCAGAGACAATTGCAGAGCGTTTGTCAATACATTTCGTGACTTAAATGTAGAAGCAAAAGTGGCTTACGGAAGCAAAGCTTTTTCTTCCATCGCGATGCTTGAAGTCATAAAAGAGGAAGGACTATGTTTGGATGTCGTTTCTGAAGGTGAATTATATACGGCCCTACAGGCTGATTTTCCAACAGAAAGAATACATTTACACGGGAATAATAAAAGTTTAAGCGAGTTAGAGATGGCAATCACTCATAATATCGGTTGTATTGTGGTTGATAATTTTCTTGAAATAGAATTGATTAGTAGCATATTGAAAAAACACAATAAACAAGTAGATGTATTGATGCGAGTGACACCTGGAGTTGAATCAGAAACACATCAATATATTATGACAGGAAATGAAGATTCAAAGTTTGGTTTCAACTTAAAAAATGGACAGGCAGAAGAAGCGTTTCACGTTTTATATGGCCATGAATCCATTCATTTTAAAGGATTACATTGTCATATTGGTTCACAGATTTTCGAAACAGAACGTTTTTTGATGGCGACGAATGTTTTATTTGAAAATATTAAAAAGTGGAATGCAGCTGTGGATTATGTGCCGGAGGTTTTAAATCTCGGTGGAGGTTTCGGAATCCGTTATACCGAAAAAGATTCACCTATACCATTAAATAGCTATGTGGAAGATCTTGTAAAGACCGTTCAAAGTCATTCAGAAGATTTAGGTATTTCTATGCCGGAAATATGGATTGAACCAGGGCGGGCAATTGCAGGAGAAGCAGGCATAACGTTGTATACCGTTGGTGCAATGAAACAGATACCTAACGTCCGCCACTATATTTCTGTTGACGGTGGCATGACGGATAATTTGCGCCCCGCTTTATATGGAGCAGAATATGAAGCAGTAGTGGCAAATAAAGTTAATCACCCCGCCGATAATACAGTTTCTATTGCCGGAAAGTGTTGCGAATCTGGTGATATGCTCATTTGGGATTTGCTTGTACCTGATATAAATGATGGAGATATATTAGCAGTATTTTCAACAGGGGCATATGGGTACTCCATGGCTAATCACTATAATCGTATTCCAAAAGCCGCTGTTGTATTCGTGGAAAATGGTATAGACAAACTCGTTGTTCGACGTGAAACGTATGCGGATGTTGTCAAAAATGACTTATCCTATTATGACTGA
- a CDS encoding peptidylprolyl isomerase translates to MDKKGYIIMENGNKIEFELYPNEAPNTVANFEKLANSNFYDGLTFHRVIDGFVSQGGCPNGNGTGNAGYTIKCETEGNPHKHVEGSLSMAHAGKDTGSSQFFIVHEPQPHLNGVHTVFGQVTSGIEYAKAMKNGDVMKEMKVFSE, encoded by the coding sequence ATGGATAAAAAAGGATACATTATAATGGAAAATGGTAATAAAATTGAATTTGAGCTTTACCCAAATGAAGCACCTAATACAGTTGCTAATTTTGAAAAACTGGCAAATAGTAATTTTTACGATGGGTTAACATTTCATAGAGTAATAGACGGTTTCGTTAGTCAGGGTGGATGCCCCAATGGAAATGGAACTGGTAATGCGGGTTATACGATTAAATGTGAAACAGAAGGCAATCCGCATAAACACGTAGAGGGATCGTTATCAATGGCTCATGCGGGGAAGGATACCGGAAGTTCCCAATTCTTTATCGTTCATGAGCCCCAACCGCATCTAAACGGTGTTCATACTGTATTTGGACAAGTCACATCAGGTATTGAATATGCGAAGGCCATGAAAAATGGTGATGTAATGAAAGAGATGAAGGTTTTTTCAGAATAA